One window from the genome of Breoghania sp. L-A4 encodes:
- a CDS encoding GntR family transcriptional regulator: MNLQVKTDWLIRQGEVVGPQLYRILRERIIQSDLQPGCRISESEIAAAYGLSRQPVREAFIKLAEEGLLEIRPQRGTFVRKIAVSAVIDARFVREAIEADVIKLLAADPDPALAAELRRQLVEQRKLTGHDAVGFIALDELFHRTLAEAAGKAYAWNVVEGVKAQMDRVRYLSAFQFPLEKLVAQHTAITEAIASGDVPAAEAAMRGHLREVLNDLPVIAAERPEFFDDADG, translated from the coding sequence ATGAACCTACAGGTCAAAACGGATTGGCTGATCCGGCAGGGCGAGGTCGTGGGGCCGCAGCTCTATCGAATCCTGCGTGAGCGCATCATCCAGAGCGATCTGCAGCCCGGCTGCCGTATTTCCGAATCCGAGATCGCCGCTGCCTACGGTCTGAGCCGTCAGCCGGTGCGCGAGGCGTTCATCAAGCTCGCCGAGGAAGGGCTTCTCGAGATCCGGCCGCAGCGCGGCACATTCGTGCGCAAGATCGCGGTGTCCGCGGTGATCGATGCGCGTTTCGTGCGCGAGGCGATCGAAGCCGACGTCATCAAGCTGCTTGCCGCCGATCCGGACCCCGCCCTGGCGGCGGAGCTGCGTCGGCAACTGGTCGAGCAGCGCAAGCTGACCGGGCACGATGCGGTGGGGTTCATCGCCCTTGACGAGTTGTTTCACCGCACCCTCGCCGAGGCCGCCGGCAAGGCCTACGCCTGGAACGTGGTGGAAGGCGTAAAGGCGCAGATGGATCGCGTCCGCTACCTGTCGGCCTTTCAGTTCCCCCTGGAAAAGCTTGTCGCCCAGCACACCGCCATCACCGAGGCGATCGCCTCCGGCGACGTGCCGGCGGCCGAAGCCGCCATGCGCGGACATCTGCGCGAGGTTCTCAACGATCTGCCGGTCATCGCTGCTGAGCGACCGGAATTCTTCGACGACGCGGACGGATAG
- a CDS encoding ABC transporter ATP-binding protein gives MGAPVLRIDNLHVAFDTQQGPLEAVRGVSLELARGETLAVVGESGSGKSQMVMAAMGLLAKNGRATGSVLYGGTQLIGLSPRALNRIRGAKITMIFQEPMTSLDPLYTVAHQLVELLRHHAGLGRRAARVRALELLRLVRIPDPARRLDSYPHELSGGQRQRVMIAMALANDPDVLIADEPTTALDVTTQARILELIADLQRRLGMAVLFITHDLGIVRRIADRVCVMQDGAVVETGDTARIFNAPAHACTRMLLDAEPKGRKPPVPRDAPVLLLAENVHVAFSLGGGLLTAAHVLSAVDHVSLVLREGQTLGLVGESGSGKSTLGRALLRLLPASGRIAFEGAELSALHRSDLRRLRRDMQLVFQDPFGSLSPRMTVGEIVSEGLLVHEQQLSRRQRDDRACAALQEVALDPDARNRYPHEFSGGQRQRIAIARAIVLKPKLVVLDEPTSALDRTVQTQIMTLLRDLQAAHGLTYLFISHDLAVIRAMADEVMVMKSGKIIEQGTPDAIFQHPREAYTRELITAAGLDAT, from the coding sequence ATGGGCGCGCCGGTCCTGCGCATCGACAATCTGCACGTGGCGTTTGATACGCAGCAAGGGCCATTGGAGGCCGTGCGCGGGGTATCGCTGGAACTGGCGCGGGGCGAGACGCTGGCCGTAGTCGGCGAGAGCGGCTCGGGCAAGAGCCAGATGGTGATGGCGGCCATGGGATTGCTGGCGAAAAACGGCCGGGCCACGGGCTCCGTGCTGTATGGCGGGACCCAGCTTATCGGCCTGAGCCCGCGGGCGCTTAATCGCATTCGCGGCGCGAAGATCACGATGATCTTCCAGGAGCCGATGACCTCGCTCGATCCGCTCTACACCGTCGCGCACCAGCTCGTCGAGCTTCTGCGCCACCATGCCGGTCTCGGCCGCCGCGCGGCGCGGGTCCGCGCGCTGGAGCTGCTGCGCCTGGTGCGGATTCCCGATCCCGCGCGGCGGCTCGACAGCTATCCGCACGAGCTTTCCGGCGGCCAGCGCCAGCGGGTGATGATCGCCATGGCGCTGGCCAACGACCCGGACGTGCTGATCGCCGACGAGCCGACGACCGCGCTGGATGTGACCACCCAGGCGCGGATCCTCGAGCTGATCGCGGACCTCCAGCGGCGTCTCGGCATGGCGGTGCTGTTCATCACCCATGATCTGGGCATCGTGCGGCGTATCGCCGACCGGGTCTGCGTGATGCAGGACGGCGCGGTGGTGGAGACGGGCGATACGGCGCGGATATTCAATGCGCCCGCGCACGCCTGCACCCGCATGCTGCTCGATGCCGAGCCCAAGGGGCGCAAGCCGCCGGTGCCGCGCGATGCGCCGGTGCTGCTGCTGGCCGAGAACGTGCATGTCGCCTTCAGCCTGGGCGGCGGGCTCCTGACGGCTGCCCACGTGCTGAGCGCGGTGGACCACGTGAGCCTTGTCCTGCGCGAGGGCCAGACGCTGGGGCTGGTGGGCGAAAGCGGCTCGGGCAAGTCCACATTGGGCCGCGCGCTGCTGCGTCTGCTGCCCGCCTCGGGCCGCATCGCCTTCGAGGGCGCGGAGCTTTCCGCCCTGCACCGCAGTGATCTGCGCAGGCTTCGGCGCGACATGCAGCTGGTGTTCCAGGATCCGTTCGGATCGCTCAGCCCGCGCATGACTGTGGGCGAGATCGTCTCCGAGGGCCTGCTGGTGCACGAGCAGCAGCTCTCTCGCCGTCAGCGCGATGACCGCGCCTGCGCGGCGCTGCAGGAGGTGGCGCTCGATCCTGACGCCCGCAACCGCTATCCGCACGAATTCTCGGGCGGCCAGCGCCAGCGCATCGCGATCGCCCGCGCCATCGTCCTGAAACCGAAACTGGTGGTGCTCGATGAGCCGACATCGGCGCTCGACCGCACCGTCCAGACGCAGATCATGACGTTGCTGCGCGATCTCCAGGCCGCCCATGGCCTGACCTATCTGTTCATCAGCCACGACCTTGCCGTCATCCGGGCCATGGCGGACGAGGTTATGGTGATGAAATCGGGAAAAATCATCGAGCAGGGCACGCCCGACGCCATCTTCCAGCACCCGCGCGAGGCCTATACGCGCGAACTGATCACGGCGGCGGGATTGGATGCGACCTGA
- a CDS encoding L-idonate 5-dehydrogenase has product MQTRVCRLHDMHDIRIETDTVAAPGPGEVLVAIGAGGICGSDLHYYHEGGFGPIRVREPIILGHEVAGIIEAVGAGVTRVKPGDRVALNPSRPCGHCRYCREGQFQHCLEMRFYGSALRFPHQQGAFRDRIVADAVQCEPVGPNTTLAQAACAEPLAVCVHAGNQAGDLHGKRVLVTGAGPIGSLCAAVAKHGGASEVVVTDLQDATLAVATRMGATRTINVATNAEEMEAYAADKGHFDVAFECSAAPSALRGALATVRPQGTIVQVGVAGELPVAINMLVGKEITLRGTHRFHAEYAQAVHLIDTKAIDVTPIITGSYPLAEAVAAFEAAGDRGRSVKVQLTFE; this is encoded by the coding sequence ATGCAAACCCGCGTCTGCCGCCTCCATGACATGCACGACATCCGCATCGAGACCGACACAGTCGCCGCCCCCGGGCCGGGCGAGGTGCTGGTCGCCATCGGCGCCGGCGGCATCTGCGGCTCGGACCTGCACTACTATCACGAGGGCGGCTTCGGCCCGATCCGGGTGCGCGAGCCGATCATTCTCGGCCACGAGGTGGCCGGCATCATCGAGGCGGTGGGCGCCGGCGTCACCCGCGTCAAGCCTGGCGACCGCGTCGCGCTCAATCCGAGCCGGCCCTGCGGCCACTGCCGCTACTGTCGCGAGGGTCAGTTCCAGCACTGCCTGGAGATGCGCTTTTACGGCTCGGCGCTGCGTTTTCCGCATCAGCAGGGCGCGTTCCGCGACCGCATCGTCGCCGACGCCGTCCAATGCGAGCCGGTCGGCCCGAACACCACGCTTGCGCAAGCCGCTTGCGCCGAACCGCTCGCGGTTTGTGTCCACGCCGGCAATCAGGCGGGTGATCTTCACGGCAAGCGCGTTCTGGTCACTGGCGCCGGGCCGATCGGGTCGCTCTGCGCCGCCGTGGCGAAGCACGGCGGCGCGTCGGAGGTCGTCGTCACCGATCTGCAGGACGCGACGCTTGCCGTCGCCACGCGCATGGGCGCGACGCGCACCATCAACGTTGCCACCAACGCGGAGGAGATGGAGGCCTATGCCGCCGACAAGGGTCATTTCGACGTGGCGTTCGAGTGTTCGGCCGCGCCTTCGGCCCTGCGCGGCGCGCTCGCAACGGTGCGGCCGCAGGGCACAATCGTGCAGGTGGGTGTGGCGGGCGAGTTGCCGGTCGCCATCAACATGCTCGTGGGCAAGGAGATCACGCTCAGGGGCACGCACCGCTTCCACGCGGAATATGCGCAAGCGGTGCACCTCATCGATACCAAAGCCATCGATGTCACGCCGATCATCACCGGCAGCTATCCGCTGGCCGAGGCGGTCGCCGCTTTCGAGGCCGCCGGTGATCGCGGCCGCTCGGTCAAGGTGCAACTGACATTCGAGTGA
- a CDS encoding TRAP transporter substrate-binding protein gives MLNTSKFGKILLAGLTATVFTGQAMAADITLKLGHLANEQNIWHKAAVKFGEELKALTNGRIEVEVYPNESLGKEMDLINGMQLGTADMTITGESLQNWAPMAALLAVPYAYKSLAHMDEVASGDIGDKIKAEIIEKARVRPIAYFARGPRNLTSNRPIESPDDLNGLKLRVPNVPLFVDVWKALGASPTPMAFSEVFTSLQNGTIDAQENPLALIKSANFNEVQKYVNKTEHVRSWIYLVISELTWSKLSDADKAAVMEAAKRAQAFEREAFLKDEQALVAELSEKGMTFVDVDGAAFAAQAKDAVLANVKPEIKTIVEGLFAN, from the coding sequence ATGCTGAACACTTCGAAATTCGGAAAAATCCTGCTTGCCGGCCTCACCGCCACCGTCTTCACGGGCCAGGCGATGGCCGCCGACATCACGCTGAAGCTCGGCCATCTCGCCAACGAGCAGAACATCTGGCACAAGGCCGCGGTGAAATTCGGCGAGGAACTCAAGGCGCTCACCAACGGGCGCATCGAGGTCGAGGTCTATCCCAACGAGTCGCTGGGCAAGGAAATGGACCTGATCAACGGCATGCAGCTCGGCACGGCCGACATGACGATCACCGGCGAGAGCCTGCAGAACTGGGCGCCGATGGCGGCCCTGCTTGCCGTGCCCTACGCCTACAAATCACTGGCGCATATGGACGAGGTCGCGAGCGGCGACATCGGCGACAAGATCAAGGCCGAGATCATTGAGAAGGCCCGGGTCCGGCCCATCGCCTATTTCGCCCGCGGTCCGCGCAATCTCACCTCGAACCGCCCGATTGAATCGCCGGACGACCTCAATGGCCTGAAGCTGCGCGTGCCCAACGTGCCGCTGTTTGTCGATGTCTGGAAGGCGCTTGGCGCCAGCCCGACGCCGATGGCTTTCTCGGAAGTGTTCACCTCCTTGCAGAACGGAACGATCGATGCGCAGGAAAATCCGCTGGCGCTGATCAAGTCGGCGAACTTCAACGAAGTTCAGAAATACGTCAACAAGACCGAGCATGTGCGCTCGTGGATCTATCTGGTGATCTCCGAACTGACCTGGAGCAAGCTTTCGGACGCCGACAAGGCGGCGGTGATGGAAGCCGCGAAGCGCGCCCAGGCCTTCGAGCGCGAGGCGTTCCTGAAGGATGAGCAGGCGCTCGTTGCCGAACTTTCCGAAAAGGGCATGACCTTTGTCGACGTCGATGGCGCCGCATTCGCTGCTCAGGCCAAGGATGCCGTGCTTGCCAATGTGAAGCCGGAGATCAAGACGATCGTAGAGGGCCTCTTCGCCAACTGA
- a CDS encoding TRAP transporter large permease, with translation MSLAILIAVFIGGLIVGIPVAVTLGLASLAYLFFAGIPLAVMPQKMYAGMDVFVLLCIPGFILAGNLMNSGGITGRIIRFANALVGWARGGLGLTNVAGSMLFGGISGTAVADAASIGGMMIPGMKKAGYPGDFAAAVTAASSTVGPMIPPSVPMIIVGALSGISVGKMFLAGAVPGVLMGLAMMVTTYIIAVRRDFPRQPWQGLGELGKAFLGAFWALALTALIVGGLLTGLATPTETAVVASVYAFVVGFFIYRELPLRAVPRIVIDSAVSSAAILALVGFANVFGWILVSERIPQTIAAAVLSVTDNKYLVILLINVLLLFVGMFMETIAALIILFVPLLALAQGVGVDPLHFATFAVLNLMIGLTTPPVGVCLFVCANIARLPLTPVVRAIAPFLLTNIAVLLLVSYVPAIATWLPSILLD, from the coding sequence ATGAGTCTCGCCATTCTGATCGCCGTGTTCATCGGCGGTCTCATCGTCGGCATTCCGGTGGCCGTCACCCTGGGTCTCGCCTCGCTGGCCTATCTGTTCTTCGCCGGCATTCCCCTCGCGGTCATGCCGCAGAAGATGTACGCCGGCATGGACGTGTTCGTGCTGCTGTGCATTCCCGGCTTCATCCTCGCCGGGAACCTGATGAACAGCGGCGGCATCACCGGCCGCATCATCCGTTTCGCCAACGCGCTGGTTGGCTGGGCGCGCGGCGGCCTGGGGCTCACCAATGTCGCGGGCTCGATGCTGTTCGGCGGCATTTCCGGCACCGCCGTCGCCGACGCCGCGTCGATCGGCGGCATGATGATCCCGGGCATGAAGAAGGCCGGATATCCGGGCGACTTCGCCGCCGCCGTCACGGCTGCCTCCTCGACCGTCGGACCGATGATCCCGCCCAGCGTGCCGATGATCATCGTCGGCGCTCTGTCGGGCATTTCGGTCGGCAAGATGTTTCTCGCCGGAGCCGTCCCGGGCGTCCTGATGGGCCTGGCGATGATGGTCACCACCTATATCATCGCGGTCCGCCGCGACTTTCCGCGCCAGCCCTGGCAGGGGCTGGGTGAACTCGGCAAGGCGTTCCTCGGCGCGTTCTGGGCGCTGGCACTCACCGCGCTGATCGTTGGCGGGCTGCTGACGGGGCTGGCGACCCCGACGGAGACCGCGGTCGTCGCCAGCGTCTACGCCTTTGTCGTCGGCTTCTTCATCTATCGTGAACTGCCCTTGCGCGCGGTGCCGCGTATCGTCATCGACAGCGCCGTATCCTCCGCCGCCATCCTGGCGCTGGTGGGCTTCGCCAACGTGTTCGGCTGGATCCTCGTCTCCGAACGCATCCCGCAGACCATCGCCGCCGCGGTGTTGTCGGTGACCGACAACAAGTATCTCGTCATTCTTCTTATCAACGTGCTGCTGCTGTTCGTCGGCATGTTCATGGAGACGATCGCCGCGCTGATCATCCTGTTCGTGCCGCTGCTGGCGCTGGCGCAGGGCGTCGGCGTCGATCCGCTGCATTTCGCCACCTTCGCCGTGCTCAACCTGATGATCGGCCTGACCACGCCGCCGGTCGGCGTCTGCCTGTTCGTCTGCGCGAACATCGCCAGGCTGCCGCTGACGCCGGTGGTGCGCGCCATCGCGCCGTTCCTGCTGACCAATATCGCGGTTCTGCTGCTCGTGTCCTACGTGCCGGCGATCGCCACCTGGCTGCCCTCCATCCTGCTCGACTAG
- a CDS encoding ABC transporter permease subunit — MSSLRTPASAAPQAAGGRSLWADARGRLLANRAAVASMLVLALAVIASLIGPMVSPHAYDAIYRDYVKVPASLTAYPHEVEIAPMVESALRRARLTIEEISLNGDAISIAVSSNRAIDPRVTRYLDRGDLFANARLEDISQDGLRATLRADVTRHRFLFGTDANGRDLFSRTLVAGRVSLSIGLLATLVAITIGVLYGATAGYIGGRTDRVMMRTVDVLYSLPFIFIVILLVVVFGRNIILMFLAVGAVEWLDMARIVRGQTLSLKRQEYVQAAQAMGVSSSGIVRRHIIPNTLGPVVIYMTLLVPKVILLESFLSFLGLGVQEPMTSLGVLISEGARNLQGAWWMLIFPSVFLTAILFALNFIGDGLRDALDPKDR, encoded by the coding sequence ATGAGTAGCCTCCGCACTCCCGCATCGGCCGCGCCTCAGGCCGCCGGTGGCCGCTCCCTGTGGGCTGATGCGCGCGGCCGTCTTCTGGCCAACCGCGCCGCTGTCGCCTCCATGCTGGTGCTGGCATTGGCCGTCATCGCGAGCCTCATCGGGCCGATGGTCTCGCCGCACGCCTATGACGCCATCTATCGTGACTATGTGAAGGTGCCCGCGAGCCTCACAGCCTATCCGCACGAGGTCGAGATCGCGCCGATGGTGGAAAGCGCGTTGCGCCGCGCCCGCCTTACCATCGAAGAGATTTCGCTGAACGGTGATGCGATCAGCATCGCGGTTTCGTCGAACCGCGCGATTGATCCGCGCGTCACGCGCTATCTGGATCGCGGCGATCTGTTTGCCAACGCGCGTCTTGAGGACATCTCGCAAGACGGACTGCGGGCCACCTTGCGCGCCGATGTCACCCGTCACCGCTTTCTCTTCGGCACAGACGCCAACGGCCGCGATCTCTTCAGCAGGACGCTGGTGGCCGGCCGCGTCTCGCTGAGCATCGGGCTGCTGGCGACGCTCGTCGCCATCACCATCGGCGTGCTCTATGGCGCAACCGCGGGCTATATCGGCGGCCGCACCGACCGGGTGATGATGCGCACCGTCGACGTGCTCTATTCGTTGCCGTTCATCTTCATCGTGATCCTTCTGGTGGTGGTCTTCGGGCGCAATATCATCCTGATGTTCCTCGCCGTCGGCGCCGTTGAGTGGCTGGACATGGCGCGCATCGTGCGCGGCCAGACGCTGAGCCTGAAACGGCAGGAATACGTTCAGGCCGCGCAGGCCATGGGGGTGAGCAGCTCGGGTATCGTGCGTCGGCACATCATCCCCAACACGCTCGGACCGGTCGTGATCTACATGACGTTGCTGGTGCCCAAGGTGATCCTGCTGGAGAGCTTTCTGTCGTTTCTCGGCCTTGGCGTGCAGGAGCCGATGACCAGCCTCGGCGTGCTGATTTCGGAAGGCGCGCGCAACCTGCAGGGCGCGTGGTGGATGCTGATCTTTCCCTCGGTCTTTCTCACGGCGATCCTGTTCGCGCTGAATTTCATCGGCGACGGATTGCGCGACGCGCTCGATCCGAAGGACCGCTGA
- the uxuA gene encoding mannonate dehydratase, with protein sequence MRQTWRWFGPRDLVSIDDMLQAGVEGVVSALHHVPTGAVWTPEEIAQRQYDISVMKDGTPSGLRWEVVESLPVSEDIKKQQGDWRAHITAYKESLRNLAAAGIEVICYNFMPVLDWTRTDLAWRLPNGATCMRFDYADFAAFDIHILGRAGAAAEFPADIAEEAGRRFAAMDETTRQALATNVVFGLPGAAEHFTLDDVRRQIGEYATVSADRLRSHFVAFLEEVVPVAEELGIRLCCHPDDPPFGLLGLPRVMSTEADFTAILDAVPSAASGITLCSGSLGARPDNDLPGMMRRLGGRVHFLHLRNVTRETDGLRGSFHEAEHLGGDTDMVALVAAALDEEAARRAAGRPDHAIPMRPDHGQDILDDLGRRGQPGYPAIGRLKGLAELRGIMTALSHPASGRHP encoded by the coding sequence ATGAGACAGACCTGGCGCTGGTTCGGACCGCGCGACCTTGTGTCCATCGATGACATGCTGCAGGCCGGGGTCGAAGGTGTCGTGTCGGCGCTGCACCACGTGCCGACGGGCGCCGTGTGGACGCCTGAGGAGATCGCGCAGCGCCAGTACGATATCTCCGTCATGAAGGACGGCACGCCCTCCGGTTTGCGGTGGGAGGTGGTCGAAAGCCTGCCGGTTTCCGAGGACATCAAGAAGCAGCAGGGCGACTGGCGCGCGCACATCACCGCCTACAAGGAGAGCCTGCGCAATCTCGCCGCCGCCGGCATCGAGGTGATCTGTTACAACTTCATGCCGGTGCTCGACTGGACGCGGACGGATCTCGCCTGGCGGCTGCCCAACGGCGCCACCTGCATGCGCTTCGACTATGCCGACTTCGCCGCCTTCGACATCCACATCCTGGGGCGTGCCGGCGCGGCGGCCGAGTTCCCCGCCGACATCGCCGAGGAAGCCGGCCGGCGCTTCGCCGCCATGGACGAGACCACGCGCCAGGCGCTGGCGACCAACGTGGTGTTCGGTCTTCCGGGCGCCGCCGAGCATTTCACCCTCGACGACGTGCGCCGCCAGATCGGCGAGTACGCAACCGTCTCGGCCGACCGTCTGCGGTCGCATTTCGTGGCGTTTCTGGAGGAAGTCGTGCCGGTGGCCGAGGAACTCGGAATCCGATTGTGCTGCCATCCGGACGACCCGCCCTTCGGCCTGCTGGGGCTGCCGCGCGTCATGTCGACCGAGGCCGACTTCACCGCCATCCTCGACGCAGTCCCCTCTGCAGCCAGCGGCATCACCCTGTGCTCGGGTTCGCTCGGCGCCCGGCCCGACAATGACCTGCCCGGCATGATGCGCCGGCTCGGCGGCCGCGTGCACTTCCTGCACCTGCGCAACGTCACGCGCGAGACGGACGGCCTCCGCGGCTCCTTCCACGAGGCCGAGCATCTGGGGGGCGACACCGACATGGTGGCGCTGGTCGCGGCCGCGCTCGATGAGGAAGCGGCGCGCCGCGCGGCCGGCCGGCCGGATCACGCGATCCCGATGCGGCCCGACCACGGCCAGGACATTCTCGACGATCTCGGCCGCCGCGGCCAGCCGGGGTATCCGGCCATCGGGCGGCTGAAGGGACTGGCGGAACTGCGCGGCATCATGACCGCCCTGTCGCATCCCGCGTCGGGGCGGCACCCATGA
- the oppB gene encoding oligopeptide ABC transporter permease OppB, whose amino-acid sequence MLRYVLGRLLWAVPTLLVIVTLSFFLMRIAPGGPFDLDRPLEAKVMENLARVYQLDKPLWQQYLIYLRNVATGDFGPSFFFRDFTINELLARSLPISIQLGVSALALALALGGAMGVFAALRQNQGLDYGVMAAATIGVTIPNFVVAPVLTLMLGVWLGWLPVGGWGEGAFVNRVLPVITLALPQIAVVARLTRGSMIEALRSDHVRTARAYGLPARSVVVVHALRSAILPVISYLGPAAAALLTGSVVVETIFGIPGIGRYFVQGALARDYTLVMGTVIVIAVFVVLFNLLVDLAYALIDPRVRHE is encoded by the coding sequence ATGCTGCGCTACGTTTTGGGCAGGCTGCTCTGGGCGGTGCCGACGCTGCTTGTCATCGTCACGCTGTCATTCTTCTTGATGCGCATCGCTCCCGGCGGACCGTTCGATCTGGACCGGCCGCTGGAGGCGAAGGTGATGGAGAACCTCGCGCGCGTCTATCAGCTCGACAAGCCTCTTTGGCAGCAATATCTGATCTACCTGCGGAACGTGGCGACGGGCGATTTCGGCCCCAGCTTCTTCTTCCGCGATTTCACCATCAACGAGCTCCTGGCCCGCAGCCTGCCGATTTCCATCCAGCTTGGCGTCTCCGCGCTCGCGCTGGCGTTGGCGCTGGGCGGCGCCATGGGCGTCTTCGCCGCATTGAGACAGAACCAGGGCCTCGACTACGGCGTCATGGCGGCGGCGACGATCGGGGTGACCATCCCCAATTTCGTCGTGGCGCCGGTGCTCACCCTCATGCTCGGGGTCTGGCTGGGCTGGCTGCCTGTCGGCGGCTGGGGGGAAGGGGCCTTCGTCAACCGGGTCTTGCCGGTGATTACCCTGGCGCTGCCGCAGATCGCCGTCGTGGCGCGGTTGACGCGCGGCTCGATGATCGAGGCGCTGCGCTCCGACCACGTGCGCACGGCCCGTGCCTATGGCTTGCCGGCGCGCTCGGTGGTCGTGGTGCACGCGCTGCGCAGCGCCATCCTGCCGGTGATCTCCTATCTCGGCCCCGCCGCCGCGGCGCTGCTCACGGGTTCCGTGGTGGTGGAGACGATCTTCGGCATTCCCGGGATCGGCCGGTATTTCGTGCAGGGTGCGCTGGCGCGCGATTACACGCTGGTGATGGGCACCGTGATCGTGATCGCCGTCTTCGTCGTGCTGTTCAACCTGCTCGTCGATCTGGCCTATGCGCTGATCGACCCAAGGGTGCGCCATGAGTAG
- a CDS encoding TRAP transporter small permease codes for MRHLISLFERLSRAATGIAFVVLMIAVLIQVLGRSVFSDSPVWTEELTRFALLYLAACGVGLSYRNGDLVNVDLVCETLPGPWPWRLRLISALATAFLCGALLAPAWQFTSIGAFQTSPALGWRMNYIHISVLVLLSSLLVFSLLRAVAMLAGESDGLPQSEPGDAS; via the coding sequence ATGCGACACCTGATTTCCCTGTTCGAGAGGCTGAGCCGCGCGGCCACCGGCATCGCCTTCGTGGTGCTGATGATTGCCGTGCTCATCCAGGTCCTCGGCCGTTCGGTGTTTTCCGACTCTCCTGTCTGGACCGAGGAGCTGACGCGTTTCGCGCTGCTCTATCTCGCCGCCTGCGGCGTCGGGCTGTCCTACCGCAATGGCGATCTCGTCAACGTCGATCTGGTCTGCGAGACGCTTCCCGGCCCCTGGCCGTGGCGCCTGCGGCTCATCTCGGCGCTCGCCACGGCGTTCCTGTGCGGCGCCTTGCTGGCGCCGGCCTGGCAATTCACGTCGATCGGTGCCTTCCAGACCTCGCCCGCCCTCGGCTGGCGCATGAATTACATCCATATCAGCGTTCTGGTGCTGTTGAGTTCGTTGCTTGTCTTCTCCCTCCTGCGCGCGGTCGCCATGCTCGCGGGAGAGTCCGACGGCCTGCCCCAGTCCGAGCCCGGTGACGCGTCATGA
- a CDS encoding alpha/beta fold hydrolase, whose translation MSVWFHKIRLGSLVFALVSLQGTLTVSAQEDQKRSDEQTVSFLVDDQEVVGTLTIPRHISRPPVVLILPGTSGDRDGSRIHGDGRGLFTRTAQLWAEAGMASLRISPRGRGGSDGDFSNTSFDSRIAEAEAAIGWLSARTDLDRDSLAVLGHSQGTIIAARLARRFEDRIKSVVLWAPIVDPLASYTSSMGSATLAKGLHAERGEIVRWRGVGGTIRAFKSDFFKGLLTADPLDDISHFHGRLLTVTGRRDRWALTASAKILADHHPGEHSFAEFDVGHRMGAKQGLATVDEVAQHTVDWLLAAEGNR comes from the coding sequence TTGTCCGTTTGGTTTCATAAAATCCGTCTCGGCAGTTTGGTATTTGCGTTGGTTTCGCTCCAAGGCACCTTGACGGTGTCTGCACAAGAAGACCAGAAGCGCTCCGACGAGCAGACCGTGTCTTTCCTGGTGGACGACCAGGAGGTCGTTGGCACGCTGACCATTCCGCGCCACATTTCGCGGCCGCCCGTGGTGCTGATCCTGCCTGGGACGAGCGGTGATCGTGACGGCTCCCGCATCCACGGTGACGGCAGAGGCCTGTTCACACGCACGGCGCAACTCTGGGCGGAAGCCGGCATGGCCAGCCTCAGGATCAGTCCGCGCGGACGCGGCGGATCGGACGGTGACTTCTCGAACACGAGCTTCGACAGCCGCATTGCTGAGGCCGAGGCGGCGATCGGCTGGCTCTCGGCGCGCACGGATCTCGACCGTGACAGCCTTGCGGTGCTCGGCCATAGCCAAGGCACGATTATCGCCGCCCGACTGGCGCGGCGGTTTGAGGACCGGATCAAGTCCGTCGTGTTGTGGGCGCCGATTGTCGATCCGCTCGCCAGCTACACAAGCAGCATGGGGTCGGCAACGCTTGCGAAAGGCTTGCACGCCGAACGTGGCGAAATCGTTCGCTGGCGCGGCGTTGGCGGAACGATACGGGCTTTCAAATCTGACTTCTTCAAGGGTCTGCTGACGGCCGATCCACTGGACGATATTTCACACTTCCATGGCCGTCTGCTGACGGTCACCGGCCGGCGCGACCGATGGGCACTGACGGCGTCCGCGAAGATCCTTGCGGACCATCATCCCGGCGAACACTCCTTCGCGGAGTTCGACGTGGGCCATCGCATGGGAGCCAAACAAGGCTTGGCGACAGTTGATGAGGTCGCCCAGCACACAGTCGATTGGTTGTTGGCGGCAGAGGGAAACCGGTAG